A genomic stretch from Caldisericum sp. includes:
- the aspS gene encoding aspartate--tRNA ligase translates to MLKRTITISEINESIIGKTVVINGWLHRKRNLGGILFLDIRDRSGIVQVVVYPDSVDKETFEEIESLKVESVIGIKGTVKRRETPNPKLQTGMVEIKLEDYEIFSKAEDLPFNPFAPQDVDEIVRLKYRYLDLRRDEMRKIFELRAKITQSIRNYLSSHGFIEVETPYLTKSTPEGARDFLVPSRLNKGKFYALPQSPQLFKQILMVSGFEKYYQIARCFRDEDLRLDRQPEFTQIDIEMSFVEQEDIISLVEDMYKKLFKEVVDIDIETPFPRMDYKDAMRFYGSDKPDTRFQMKIIDFTEAFKNTQIKILQNDGSKLVLGLSVDGAASLSRGEVDKLKEAVKQFDLNGFVDFKIQNGEVTSQFAKFLNEFEKESILKNSKDGSLVAVFVVDRKGGFEKVGRARLYFGEKFNMIDKNRFNFLWVVNFPFYSYSEEEGRYVAEHHPFTMPNPEDLDKLEEDKENVRAIAYDLVLNGSELGGGSIRIHNPELQKRVFKAIGLTEDEIESRFGFLVKAFKFGAPPHGGIAFGLDRLVWILSKANSLRDVIAFPKTTSGTCPLTDAPSDVDKKQLDELGIQIKNG, encoded by the coding sequence ATGCTTAAGCGAACTATTACTATAAGTGAAATAAACGAAAGCATTATAGGTAAAACAGTAGTTATAAACGGTTGGCTTCATAGAAAAAGGAATCTCGGAGGAATCCTATTTTTAGATATAAGGGACCGATCCGGCATAGTTCAGGTTGTCGTATATCCTGATTCTGTAGATAAGGAAACTTTTGAGGAAATTGAGTCGTTAAAAGTCGAGTCCGTTATCGGGATTAAAGGAACAGTCAAACGAAGAGAAACACCAAACCCGAAATTGCAGACTGGCATGGTAGAGATTAAACTTGAGGATTATGAGATATTTTCAAAAGCAGAAGACTTGCCTTTCAACCCTTTTGCTCCACAGGATGTCGACGAGATTGTAAGGCTTAAATACCGATACCTTGACCTGAGAAGAGATGAAATGAGAAAGATATTTGAGTTAAGAGCAAAAATCACCCAAAGCATTAGGAATTACCTCTCTTCCCATGGATTTATTGAAGTTGAAACACCGTATCTAACAAAAAGCACACCTGAAGGCGCAAGAGACTTTTTAGTACCATCCAGATTAAATAAGGGGAAGTTTTATGCCTTGCCACAATCACCTCAACTATTCAAGCAAATCCTAATGGTTAGCGGATTCGAAAAGTACTATCAAATTGCAAGATGCTTCAGGGACGAAGATTTAAGACTTGATAGGCAGCCAGAATTTACGCAGATTGACATAGAGATGTCCTTCGTTGAACAAGAAGATATAATTTCTCTTGTAGAGGACATGTATAAGAAGCTTTTTAAAGAGGTTGTAGATATTGACATAGAAACTCCATTCCCAAGAATGGACTACAAAGATGCAATGAGGTTTTATGGTTCCGACAAACCAGATACAAGGTTTCAGATGAAAATAATAGACTTCACAGAAGCCTTCAAAAATACTCAGATAAAGATTTTGCAAAATGACGGATCGAAGTTAGTTTTAGGACTATCAGTTGATGGAGCGGCATCTCTTTCAAGAGGTGAAGTTGACAAACTAAAGGAGGCAGTAAAACAATTTGATCTCAATGGCTTTGTTGATTTTAAAATACAAAACGGAGAAGTTACATCTCAATTTGCAAAATTCTTAAATGAATTTGAAAAAGAATCAATCTTAAAAAATAGTAAAGATGGAAGTCTCGTTGCAGTTTTTGTGGTTGACCGTAAGGGAGGTTTTGAAAAAGTTGGAAGGGCTCGACTGTATTTTGGTGAAAAATTCAATATGATCGACAAAAATCGCTTTAACTTTCTCTGGGTTGTAAACTTTCCATTTTACTCATATAGTGAAGAAGAAGGTCGTTATGTTGCAGAACACCATCCATTTACCATGCCAAATCCTGAAGACCTTGATAAACTTGAGGAAGACAAGGAAAATGTCCGTGCAATTGCATATGATTTGGTATTAAATGGAAGTGAACTTGGCGGCGGCAGTATTAGGATTCATAACCCCGAACTTCAGAAAAGAGTTTTCAAGGCGATAGGACTAACCGAAGACGAAATTGAATCCCGTTTTGGTTTTTTAGTGAAGGCTTTCAAATTTGGTGCGCCTCCTCATGGTGGCATAGCTTTTGGGCTTGATAGACTAGTTTGGATTTTATCAAAAGCTAACAGTTTAAGGGATGTAATTGCTTTCCCAAAGACAACTTCCGGGACGTGCCCTCTAACCGATGCCCCAAGTGATGTAGACAAAAAACAGCTGGATGAATTGGGTATACAAATAAAAAATGGATAG
- a CDS encoding ROK family transcriptional regulator, which produces MKGKNQRDLKEENTSTVLKLVKDNPNISRISVVRRTDLTPPTVSRIISFLLESGVVLEYPGESTHVGRKPFHLKFNGKNFLVLAVEMSYTYVRFAIVDLDGNIKEVQTVETTTDIPNNKLFELISENYSYFQKRFDNIFAIGISSPGRVNPKEGVIISIPNLRNLSNFRVKELEKELKKPVFILNDANAEALAEMFFGYGRDVNDFLLVHIGFGIGGGIVLNRKLYNGNFGVSGEIGHISVDMEYGLECDCGNKGCIELYASVNSIIKEVQRQKKNINLTMNSLYEFLKEGDPVTISVVNERSRMIGNMLVTVSNILAPQKIIIAGPVVKIAEFIIPTIKQTLSKHSFYGFGKEIDVVSSALKENSGLIGAMSIVLNEFLEHPYEFITNRK; this is translated from the coding sequence TTGAAAGGAAAAAACCAAAGAGATCTAAAAGAAGAAAATACATCGACGGTTCTTAAACTTGTAAAAGATAATCCAAATATCTCGAGAATTTCTGTTGTTAGAAGAACAGACCTTACTCCGCCAACTGTTTCAAGGATTATAAGTTTTCTTCTTGAAAGTGGTGTAGTGCTAGAATATCCGGGCGAATCAACTCATGTTGGGAGAAAACCTTTCCATCTTAAATTTAATGGCAAGAACTTTTTGGTTTTAGCAGTTGAAATGTCTTACACGTATGTAAGATTTGCTATCGTAGATTTAGACGGAAATATTAAGGAAGTTCAAACGGTTGAGACAACGACCGATATTCCAAATAACAAACTTTTCGAATTAATATCCGAAAACTATAGCTACTTTCAGAAACGGTTTGATAACATTTTTGCGATAGGAATTTCCTCACCTGGAAGAGTAAATCCTAAAGAGGGAGTTATAATAAGTATCCCGAACCTTAGAAATCTGTCCAATTTTAGGGTCAAAGAATTAGAAAAAGAATTGAAAAAACCAGTATTTATATTAAATGACGCAAATGCAGAAGCACTTGCTGAAATGTTTTTCGGATACGGAAGGGATGTGAATGATTTTTTGCTTGTGCATATTGGTTTCGGTATTGGTGGAGGTATTGTTTTAAACCGAAAACTTTACAATGGAAATTTTGGGGTATCGGGAGAAATAGGTCATATTTCTGTAGATATGGAATACGGGTTGGAGTGTGATTGTGGGAACAAAGGCTGTATAGAACTTTATGCAAGCGTAAACTCTATTATTAAAGAGGTTCAAAGACAGAAAAAGAATATCAATCTTACAATGAATAGCCTTTACGAATTTTTAAAGGAAGGAGATCCTGTTACAATAAGTGTCGTTAATGAGAGGTCAAGGATGATTGGCAATATGCTTGTTACTGTTTCAAACATTCTTGCACCACAAAAAATAATAATTGCAGGACCAGTAGTAAAAATTGCAGAGTTTATCATCCCTACAATAAAACAAACTCTTTCTAAACACTCTTTCTATGGATTTGGGAAGGAAATTGATGTTGTCTCTTCTGCGTTAAAAGAAAACTCAGGACTTATTGGGGCAATGTCTATAGTCTTGAATGAATTTTTAGAACACCCGTATGAATTTATTACAAACCGAAAATAA
- a CDS encoding VIT1/CCC1 transporter family protein, whose translation MRKKLIEAQIDEITGAKIYLFLSKVLEGKNSELLKEISKDETKHYLVLRKLTNVDVKENKIQILLYKFLYYIFGVIFVVKLMERSEEDAVSMYSELLNENEDFKTILEDEERHEEDLIKLIEEERVYYVSSIVLGLNDALVEITGTISGLSSALQDAKTIGVAALITGIAASLSMAASEYISKKTDVLSKRNPLKASLYTFIAYFVVVLLLVLPFFFVKNFIIGFTFSVIFGFLVVLVFSFYVSVIQDSSFKRTFTEMFSVVIGVVLITFAIGYIARKLFHVNI comes from the coding sequence ATGCGTAAAAAACTTATCGAGGCACAGATTGACGAAATAACAGGAGCTAAAATATACTTGTTTCTATCAAAGGTTCTTGAGGGAAAGAACAGTGAATTACTTAAAGAAATCTCTAAGGATGAAACAAAACATTATTTAGTTTTAAGAAAGTTGACCAATGTGGATGTAAAAGAAAATAAAATTCAAATCTTGTTATATAAGTTTCTTTACTATATCTTTGGAGTTATTTTTGTGGTAAAACTTATGGAAAGAAGCGAAGAAGATGCTGTTTCAATGTATTCAGAACTTCTAAATGAGAACGAAGATTTTAAAACTATTTTAGAGGACGAAGAAAGGCACGAGGAAGATCTCATAAAACTAATTGAGGAAGAGCGAGTTTATTATGTAAGTTCAATAGTTCTTGGCTTAAATGACGCCCTTGTTGAAATAACGGGAACAATTTCTGGTTTATCATCTGCTTTGCAAGACGCAAAGACGATTGGAGTTGCTGCACTCATTACTGGTATTGCTGCCTCTCTTTCGATGGCAGCATCTGAATATATTTCTAAGAAAACCGATGTTCTTTCTAAAAGAAATCCGTTGAAGGCGTCATTATACACTTTTATTGCCTATTTTGTAGTGGTGTTGTTGCTTGTTCTACCGTTTTTCTTTGTTAAGAATTTTATCATTGGTTTTACTTTTTCGGTTATTTTTGGATTTCTTGTTGTATTGGTTTTCTCGTTTTATGTTTCAGTTATTCAAGATTCAAGTTTCAAAAGGACTTTCACAGAGATGTTTTCAGTGGTTATTGGTGTGGTTTTGATAACGTTTGCGATAGGATATATTGCAAGAAAACTATTTCATGTAAATATTTAA
- a CDS encoding histidine--tRNA ligase, translated as MEIKTVKGFKDIIGIDALLFNEIQKVGYEIASSFGYKLIVLPTVEYAELFDRSVGNTTDIVEKEMFTFEDKSGRILALRPEMTASVARSFIEHHLETNPLPLKFFYFGQCFRYENPQKGRYREFYQLGIESLGDISPILDVEVIYIAIKIIEHFGIKNLKVRLNSIGCRKCRPKYKEILTEALTPHYDELCNDCKRRLNTNPLRILDCKKESVALKESLPKIDEYLCNECKEHFEEVKNLLNKLGISYEVDNTLVRGLDYYSKTVFEVVSEDLGAQNALLGGGRYDYLIEDLGGRNTPGVGFAMGVERFIEILKQNNYNLTQKEKVYIAYDKKFVDLAFRIRDTLIEDFIVEVDPKGDSLRKQLERANKRDAILAIIIGEDEVRNNELSVKNLKSGNQTKISTQHILDGIKEMIKNA; from the coding sequence ATGGAAATTAAAACGGTTAAAGGCTTTAAAGACATTATAGGGATTGATGCACTTCTTTTTAACGAGATTCAAAAAGTTGGATATGAAATAGCAAGTTCTTTTGGCTATAAGTTAATTGTCCTTCCAACTGTCGAATATGCAGAACTTTTTGATAGATCTGTAGGAAATACCACTGATATTGTTGAGAAAGAGATGTTTACATTTGAAGATAAAAGCGGAAGGATTCTCGCTCTCCGTCCCGAGATGACTGCATCTGTTGCAAGAAGTTTTATTGAGCACCACCTTGAAACAAACCCACTTCCCTTAAAATTCTTTTATTTTGGTCAGTGCTTCAGGTACGAAAACCCACAAAAAGGTAGATACAGAGAATTTTATCAATTAGGTATCGAATCTCTTGGCGATATTTCACCAATTCTTGATGTAGAAGTAATATACATCGCAATAAAAATAATCGAACATTTTGGAATAAAAAACCTTAAAGTAAGGCTCAATAGTATTGGGTGTAGAAAATGTAGACCAAAATATAAAGAGATACTCACGGAGGCACTTACGCCTCATTACGACGAGTTATGTAACGACTGTAAGAGAAGATTAAACACAAATCCCCTAAGGATACTTGACTGCAAGAAGGAAAGCGTTGCTCTTAAAGAAAGTTTACCTAAGATAGACGAATACCTGTGTAACGAGTGTAAAGAACATTTTGAGGAAGTGAAAAATTTACTTAATAAATTAGGGATATCTTATGAAGTCGATAATACTCTCGTAAGAGGGCTCGATTACTACTCCAAGACTGTTTTTGAAGTTGTATCAGAAGACCTTGGCGCTCAAAATGCACTTCTTGGTGGAGGAAGGTATGATTACCTCATCGAAGACCTCGGAGGAAGGAATACACCTGGCGTGGGCTTTGCAATGGGTGTTGAACGATTTATAGAAATATTAAAACAAAATAATTATAACCTTACGCAAAAAGAAAAAGTATACATAGCATATGATAAAAAATTTGTAGATTTAGCTTTTAGAATAAGAGATACTCTTATAGAGGATTTCATCGTAGAAGTTGACCCAAAAGGTGATTCTCTAAGAAAACAACTGGAAAGAGCAAATAAAAGAGATGCAATTTTAGCAATTATCATCGGAGAAGACGAAGTAAGGAATAACGAACTAAGCGTTAAAAATTTAAAATCTGGCAACCAAACAAAAATATCTACGCAACATATTTTGGACGGTATAAAGGAGATGATAAAAAATGCTTAA